In the genome of Streptomyces sp. NBC_00190, one region contains:
- a CDS encoding ABC transporter permease subunit — protein MKSRWPLLWLALHRRRRMLSALVIGMVVFEALIVVVAHTIPEGQLFSGNGKGPPSALRAFSGSSGDVSLASYPGLLGAGLVHPFWIAMQLTAIGSLAAAAVAADVESGTIELIMVRPVSRHRLLAERTVAVALAALALNTAATLTVAAGVALSPDIRQEVSLGGVFAAGVMGCGFALCIMGPALAVSAWGRRRAQVIGATIVFGAVGFAVNFIALAWSKAAPLRYISPFHYYTPGDALAQGHVLWPQWGVLVGVGVLGLVAAHTLLMRRDLAP, from the coding sequence GTGAAGTCCCGGTGGCCGTTGTTGTGGCTGGCGCTGCACCGGCGCCGGAGGATGCTGTCCGCCCTGGTGATCGGGATGGTGGTCTTCGAGGCGCTGATCGTGGTGGTGGCCCATACGATCCCGGAGGGGCAGCTGTTCTCCGGGAACGGGAAAGGGCCGCCGTCGGCGTTGCGGGCGTTCAGCGGGTCCAGCGGGGACGTGTCGCTCGCCAGCTATCCCGGGCTGCTCGGAGCAGGACTGGTGCACCCGTTCTGGATCGCCATGCAGCTCACCGCGATCGGTTCGCTCGCCGCCGCGGCCGTCGCCGCGGACGTGGAGTCGGGGACGATCGAGCTGATCATGGTGCGTCCGGTGTCCCGGCATCGGCTGCTGGCCGAACGTACGGTCGCGGTGGCGCTCGCGGCGCTGGCTCTGAACACGGCCGCGACGCTGACGGTGGCGGCCGGCGTGGCGCTGTCGCCCGACATCCGCCAAGAGGTCTCGCTCGGGGGAGTGTTCGCCGCCGGGGTGATGGGGTGCGGCTTCGCCCTGTGCATCATGGGACCGGCCCTGGCCGTGTCGGCCTGGGGCCGGAGGCGGGCCCAGGTGATCGGCGCGACCATTGTGTTCGGGGCCGTGGGCTTCGCGGTGAATTTCATCGCTCTGGCCTGGTCGAAGGCGGCGCCGCTGCGCTACATCAGCCCGTTCCACTACTACACGCCGGGTGACGCGCTGGCCCAGGGGCATGTGCTGTGGCCGCAATGGGGCGTCCTCGTCGGCGTCGGAGTCCTGGGACTCGTCGCGGCGCACACCCTGCTGATGAGGAGGGACCTTGCCCCTTGA
- a CDS encoding Hsp20/alpha crystallin family protein: MERRHSLVPDFRDWFGTDFPGFPVWRPAIGAHAIAIEVTNAGGQYTLRAELPGMDPEKDIRIEVVGDTLTVSAEHAESKEEKDHSEFRYGSFRRTVRLPVQIPPDRVEAEYEDGILTVRVPMQPEAEDTVHSIPVKRAKTDGNGESS; the protein is encoded by the coding sequence ATGGAACGCAGGCACAGCCTCGTCCCCGACTTCAGGGACTGGTTCGGCACCGACTTCCCCGGGTTCCCGGTGTGGCGGCCGGCCATCGGCGCCCACGCCATCGCGATCGAGGTCACCAACGCGGGCGGGCAGTACACGCTCCGTGCCGAGCTGCCCGGGATGGACCCCGAGAAGGACATCCGGATCGAGGTCGTGGGGGACACGCTGACCGTCAGTGCCGAGCACGCGGAGAGCAAGGAGGAAAAGGACCACTCGGAATTCCGATACGGGTCCTTCCGGCGCACGGTACGACTGCCGGTGCAGATCCCGCCCGACCGCGTCGAAGCCGAGTACGAGGACGGCATCCTCACCGTTCGCGTGCCGATGCAGCCCGAGGCCGAAGACACAGTGCACAGCATCCCTGTGAAGCGCGCCAAGACCGATGGCAACGGAGAGTCGTCATGA
- a CDS encoding Rv1733c family protein yields the protein MSESQPAKGPPRRLPGRRSNEMRRAADRTRGRWLAAFALSPLIAVLCAVAIGMAVWNAEDRAARAETLHRHRVSATTVGEAARVLPGRFDSAAMATARAAWEYPASHRHTGAVLVPAGTPVGGAVTVWVDGAGRAVPAPRPHGELASTAVAAGAAAFGVLVLSAGGVVWLRLRRVEARSLAAWGGEWERVEPRWSGRLRGDPGAEDD from the coding sequence ATGTCCGAGTCCCAGCCGGCGAAAGGCCCGCCGCGGCGGCTGCCCGGTCGCCGTTCGAACGAAATGCGGCGCGCCGCCGACCGTACGCGCGGCCGCTGGCTCGCCGCCTTCGCGCTCTCCCCGCTCATCGCCGTGCTCTGCGCCGTCGCCATCGGGATGGCGGTCTGGAACGCCGAAGACCGTGCCGCCCGAGCGGAGACCCTGCACCGGCACCGGGTCTCGGCGACCACGGTCGGCGAGGCGGCCCGCGTACTCCCCGGACGCTTCGACAGCGCCGCGATGGCGACGGCCCGGGCCGCCTGGGAGTATCCCGCATCCCACCGGCACACCGGCGCGGTCCTGGTCCCGGCGGGCACACCCGTGGGCGGAGCGGTCACGGTCTGGGTCGACGGCGCGGGCAGGGCGGTGCCTGCTCCTCGTCCCCATGGCGAACTCGCCTCCACGGCCGTTGCCGCCGGGGCCGCTGCCTTCGGCGTACTCGTCCTTTCCGCCGGGGGAGTCGTCTGGCTCAGGCTCCGGCGCGTCGAAGCCCGCAGCCTGGCCGCATGGGGCGGCGAGTGGGAACGCGTAGAGCCACGCTGGTCCGGCCGGCTGCGGGGGGACCCGGGAGCCGAAGATGACTGA
- a CDS encoding DUF817 family protein, whose translation MPNAGIATVHRVVHALRQLVRFGLRQAAACAFAVALLAGVGLSGLLPELPVARYDLLFGYGVLLSLVFHLIGWERGRDLAVIAGCHLLGLVFEYVKVSLGSWSYPEPALLKFGGVPLYGGFLYAAVGSYICAVWRLLRLELSGYRPAATAVVAGALYVNFISHHWLPDLRWPLAALLVAVTAAARVHYTVGKHTYWMPMPVSFVLIGFFLWLAENIATYAGAWRYPYQLDGWEPVSLQKFGAWALLVSVLCVLGAAAQHRTGPRAVGTV comes from the coding sequence ATGCCCAATGCTGGAATCGCCACCGTTCACCGGGTGGTCCACGCCCTGCGCCAACTGGTCCGCTTCGGCCTGCGGCAGGCCGCCGCCTGCGCGTTCGCGGTGGCCCTGCTCGCCGGCGTGGGCCTGTCCGGGCTGCTCCCCGAACTGCCCGTGGCGCGCTACGACCTGCTGTTCGGCTACGGAGTCCTGCTCAGCCTGGTCTTCCACCTGATCGGCTGGGAGCGCGGACGGGACCTCGCGGTGATCGCCGGTTGCCACCTGCTGGGCCTGGTCTTCGAGTACGTGAAGGTGTCCCTCGGCTCCTGGTCGTATCCGGAGCCCGCGCTACTGAAGTTCGGTGGCGTTCCCCTCTACGGCGGCTTTCTCTACGCGGCCGTCGGCAGCTACATCTGCGCCGTATGGCGGCTGCTCAGGCTGGAGCTGAGCGGGTATCGTCCGGCCGCGACCGCGGTGGTGGCCGGCGCACTGTACGTGAACTTCATCAGCCATCACTGGCTGCCGGACCTGCGCTGGCCGCTCGCCGCCCTGCTGGTCGCCGTCACCGCGGCCGCCCGGGTGCACTACACCGTGGGGAAGCACACCTACTGGATGCCGATGCCAGTGAGCTTCGTTCTGATCGGCTTCTTCCTCTGGCTGGCGGAGAACATCGCCACCTACGCCGGTGCCTGGCGGTACCCGTACCAGCTGGACGGCTGGGAGCCGGTGTCGCTGCAGAAGTTCGGCGCATGGGCGCTGCTGGTCAGCGTCCTGTGCGTGCTGGGAGCCGCGGCACAGCACCGGACCGGGCCCCGCGCCGTCGGGACCGTCTGA
- a CDS encoding flavodoxin domain-containing protein translates to MTSKRVLVAYGSKHGATAGIAEQIGVSLREDGLDAVVLPADDVDHLRGYDAVVLGGALYAGHWSGKAKRCAERNADHLKHRPVFLFSSGPVDSSAEQHDIPPVPAVARQMEQLNAREHVTFGGSLTASTPGFVARALVRSGKGRDFRNPERIQTWAHHISAELTAAR, encoded by the coding sequence ATGACTTCGAAGCGAGTACTGGTCGCCTACGGAAGCAAGCACGGCGCGACCGCTGGAATCGCGGAGCAGATCGGCGTGTCCCTCCGCGAGGACGGCCTCGACGCCGTCGTGCTGCCCGCCGACGACGTCGACCACCTACGCGGCTACGACGCCGTGGTGCTCGGCGGCGCCCTGTACGCCGGCCACTGGAGCGGCAAGGCCAAGCGCTGCGCCGAGCGCAACGCCGACCACCTCAAGCACCGCCCGGTCTTCCTGTTCAGCAGCGGTCCCGTGGACAGCTCCGCCGAGCAGCACGACATCCCGCCGGTGCCGGCGGTCGCACGCCAGATGGAACAGCTGAACGCACGCGAGCACGTCACGTTCGGCGGCAGCCTTACGGCCAGTACACCGGGTTTCGTCGCCCGGGCTCTGGTCCGCTCGGGCAAGGGCAGGGACTTCCGCAATCCCGAACGGATACAGACCTGGGCCCACCACATCAGCGCCGAGCTCACCGCAGCCCGCTGA
- a CDS encoding CBS domain-containing protein — protein sequence MKHREVRELMTREVVTVPSSAPFKEIARTLTEHEVSAVPVVDRAGRPLGVISEGDLLPKSSGQGEYFRSLPEREAWQEDKAAGTRAEELMSSPPVCARPDWTVAEAARLMEAQGVKRLLVVDDSDVLVGIVSRRDLLRIFLRDDEDIRLEIMGDVLDLSLRQSPTAVSVEVTEGRVELHGTVDFKSLIPLIERLCRSVDGVVSVTQHLGYAIDDTTAA from the coding sequence ATGAAGCATCGGGAAGTCCGCGAGCTGATGACCCGCGAGGTCGTCACCGTCCCCAGCAGCGCCCCCTTCAAGGAGATCGCCCGCACCCTGACGGAACACGAGGTGTCGGCCGTCCCGGTCGTCGACCGTGCCGGCCGTCCGCTCGGCGTCATCTCGGAGGGGGACCTGCTGCCGAAGTCCTCAGGCCAGGGAGAGTACTTCCGGTCACTGCCCGAACGGGAGGCGTGGCAGGAGGACAAAGCCGCAGGCACGCGCGCCGAGGAGCTGATGTCCTCGCCCCCCGTGTGCGCCCGACCGGACTGGACGGTCGCCGAAGCCGCCAGGCTGATGGAAGCACAAGGAGTCAAGCGTCTCCTGGTCGTGGACGACTCGGACGTACTGGTCGGAATCGTCAGCCGACGGGACCTCCTGCGGATCTTCCTCCGGGACGACGAGGACATCCGTCTCGAGATCATGGGTGACGTCCTCGACCTCAGCCTGCGTCAGAGCCCCACGGCGGTCTCCGTGGAGGTCACCGAAGGCCGGGTCGAACTGCACGGAACCGTCGATTTCAAGAGCCTCATCCCGCTGATCGAACGGCTCTGCCGCAGCGTGGACGGCGTCGTCTCCGTAACCCAGCACCTCGGGTACGCCATCGACGACACGACGGCGGCCTGA
- a CDS encoding tetratricopeptide repeat protein, with translation MSIISDPTTLDGPARPAERNDLEELIQRAEQSRGVESAPVEPEAEDMFQLRARVARLEAQAVSQADGSPVRTGVSGRYRSVGVAAQLELRVDVDGPRPMKRISGDFFQTSGATTSYVGSFVVEAPTATAAEGLVKLSGQGKFSFPVVSPHVEVTMVRSANGAVPPSPATVTFSTDGGGPSASYLCSFVSPHFRSVQLEQDSVAGTVPFVSYDTGSLPQPPSSPARLLTVPAAYAEAGIEIQLAGTPNVIPTDAAGPDARWSDAELHNAMVNHFSLWRDAPRWQVWQLLATSYVEDGVRGIMFDAGGAFQRQGFAAFHDAIKGEDPASRRAQLRTHVHELGHAFNLLHSWQKNLANPPQPLGPNGGFGDRSWMNYVQNYQPPPPAPGGQAAYWADFPFQFTDSELVHLRHGFYRDVIMGSNPFGVGAAEIDVDLFDNPVIDNSGLTLELRSNPSFLFGEPVVIEVKLATADLRGCVTHGRLHPKDGFVTVAIRTPSGEAKVYRPALIRCVDEERQTVLDADRSAIYESAYIGYGKDGFYFQQPGRYQLRAQYYAADGSRVLSQVHQLTVRSPRSDADEAVAELMSGDEQGTLFYLLGSHAETLKSGNEALDEVLDRYPDHPLAVYSRLVKGFNASRDFKDLTADKKLRTRRANTDESISQLNKVVEASVGEQGVDNITLGQAMRRLARVEAEAGDPQRATRVMDEMVDVFRRKSLNPHVMRDIQAQAERTKEAVTRP, from the coding sequence ATGTCCATCATCTCGGACCCCACGACGCTGGACGGGCCGGCCCGGCCGGCCGAGAGGAACGACCTCGAAGAGCTGATCCAGAGGGCTGAGCAGAGCAGGGGTGTGGAATCCGCGCCCGTGGAGCCGGAGGCCGAGGACATGTTCCAGCTCAGGGCCCGCGTGGCGAGACTCGAGGCGCAGGCTGTGTCGCAGGCGGACGGTTCGCCGGTGCGGACAGGCGTCAGTGGGCGCTACCGCAGCGTCGGAGTCGCGGCACAGCTCGAACTGCGCGTGGACGTGGACGGTCCGCGGCCCATGAAACGGATCAGCGGAGACTTCTTCCAGACCAGTGGAGCGACGACCAGCTACGTCGGTTCGTTCGTCGTGGAGGCGCCGACAGCCACCGCCGCCGAGGGCTTGGTGAAACTCTCCGGACAGGGGAAGTTCAGCTTTCCCGTCGTATCCCCGCACGTCGAAGTGACCATGGTCCGGAGTGCGAACGGAGCCGTCCCGCCGAGCCCGGCCACCGTCACGTTCTCCACCGACGGCGGGGGTCCCAGCGCGAGCTACCTGTGCTCGTTCGTCTCGCCGCACTTCCGCAGCGTCCAGCTCGAACAGGACTCCGTGGCGGGTACGGTCCCGTTCGTCTCGTACGACACCGGGTCCCTGCCACAGCCGCCTTCGAGTCCGGCACGTCTCCTGACCGTGCCCGCCGCGTACGCGGAGGCGGGGATCGAGATCCAGCTCGCCGGGACGCCCAACGTCATTCCCACCGATGCCGCCGGCCCGGACGCGAGGTGGAGCGACGCGGAGTTGCACAACGCCATGGTCAACCACTTCAGCCTGTGGCGGGACGCTCCCCGGTGGCAGGTATGGCAACTGCTGGCCACCTCGTACGTCGAGGACGGCGTCCGGGGCATCATGTTCGATGCCGGCGGGGCCTTCCAGAGGCAGGGCTTCGCGGCGTTCCACGACGCGATCAAGGGCGAAGACCCGGCCAGCCGGCGGGCGCAGTTGCGCACCCACGTCCACGAACTCGGGCACGCCTTCAACCTGCTGCACTCCTGGCAGAAAAATCTCGCCAACCCGCCACAACCGCTCGGCCCGAACGGCGGGTTCGGAGACCGGTCCTGGATGAACTATGTGCAGAACTACCAGCCCCCACCGCCGGCACCCGGCGGGCAGGCCGCCTACTGGGCCGACTTCCCCTTCCAGTTCACCGACAGTGAACTCGTTCATCTGCGGCACGGCTTCTACCGTGACGTGATCATGGGCAGCAACCCGTTCGGTGTGGGGGCGGCCGAGATCGACGTGGACCTTTTCGACAACCCGGTCATCGACAACTCCGGCCTCACCCTGGAACTGCGCTCCAACCCGTCCTTCCTGTTCGGCGAGCCGGTCGTGATCGAAGTCAAGCTGGCTACCGCCGATCTGCGCGGATGCGTGACGCACGGCCGACTGCACCCGAAGGACGGGTTCGTCACCGTAGCCATCCGCACCCCTTCGGGAGAGGCGAAGGTCTACCGGCCCGCGCTGATCCGCTGCGTCGACGAGGAGCGCCAGACGGTCCTGGACGCCGACCGGTCAGCGATCTACGAGAGTGCCTACATCGGTTACGGCAAGGACGGCTTCTACTTCCAGCAGCCCGGCCGGTACCAACTGCGGGCCCAGTACTACGCGGCAGACGGCTCGCGGGTGCTCTCCCAGGTCCACCAGCTCACGGTCCGCTCGCCCCGCAGCGACGCGGACGAGGCCGTCGCCGAGTTGATGTCCGGTGACGAGCAGGGCACGCTCTTCTACCTGCTGGGCTCCCACGCCGAGACCCTCAAGTCCGGGAACGAGGCCCTTGACGAGGTCCTGGACCGCTACCCCGACCACCCCCTCGCCGTGTACTCGCGCCTGGTCAAGGGCTTCAACGCGTCACGGGACTTCAAGGACCTCACCGCTGACAAGAAGCTGCGCACCCGCCGTGCCAACACCGACGAGAGCATCAGCCAGCTCAACAAGGTCGTGGAAGCCTCTGTCGGTGAGCAGGGCGTCGACAACATCACTCTTGGCCAGGCGATGCGGCGGCTGGCCCGGGTGGAGGCCGAGGCGGGCGATCCGCAGCGGGCGACACGTGTCATGGACGAGATGGTGGACGTCTTCCGCCGCAAGAGCCTCAACCCCCACGTCATGCGGGACATCCAGGCACAGGCCGAACGGACCAAGGAAGCGGTCACCCGTCCGTAG
- a CDS encoding SHOCT domain-containing protein: MFWYDHGMGGWSWVVMSFSMVLLGALAVAAVVLLLRGVDRFPTGPTPPPAVPSPQQVLAERFARGEIDEEEYERSLTTLRTHGPDRRRPGPDEKSAGS, encoded by the coding sequence ATGTTCTGGTACGACCACGGAATGGGCGGATGGAGCTGGGTCGTCATGTCGTTCAGCATGGTCCTCCTCGGGGCCCTGGCCGTCGCGGCAGTCGTTCTGCTCCTCCGCGGCGTCGACCGATTCCCCACGGGCCCGACGCCGCCCCCAGCTGTGCCTTCTCCCCAGCAGGTGCTCGCCGAACGCTTCGCGCGGGGCGAGATCGACGAAGAAGAATACGAACGGAGTCTGACCACACTGCGTACGCACGGGCCGGATCGACGCCGACCGGGACCGGACGAGAAGTCAGCCGGTTCCTGA
- a CDS encoding cation-translocating P-type ATPase yields the protein MRPPPPLGPPTKIHSWIRTRWSRCRCCGASSARGCAPADARLTDGGIEVDLSMLTGESVPAERVAGPGLAGAPLLQEPNLVFSGTTCTEGQARAIVFATGDHTELGRIASLSQRTRRDPSPLEKQVKKVAWLIAAVATAMGAVFLVAGVAVGLPLTDSLIFAIGLLVANVPEGLLPTITLALAVGVRVLARQGAVIKRLSAVETLGSTNVICTDKTGTLTQNRMRLQAVWTPAHGAADGPWAGDLTRTGALCTTVTRDDEGELHGDPTEIALIEGAAAHAAPVDLDGRDAGRRAHFRFEPRLRLMSVVQTGENRALRVIVKGAPEAVLPVLTDGTAQAAAAAAESLAHGGMRVLAVAVRELPAGSEPPARRQDAESGLRLLGLVGLYDPPRPEVAAAVRRCHEAGLRVHIVTGDNGATAAAVAREVGIGEPHLHVVAQSETIGDHELDDVLAQRDAELRDIGLFSNPLLLAGIAFELAFTAALVYAPPLQDLVGTAVLPLDVVALVATFPILVWGTDELRRWARRTHRNPHP from the coding sequence CTGAGGCCACCACCACCCCTCGGTCCTCCGACCAAGATCCACTCCTGGATCCGGACCCGATGGAGCCGTTGCCGCTGCTGCGGCGCGAGCTCGGCACGGGGCTGCGCGCCCGCGGACGCACGCCTGACGGACGGAGGCATCGAGGTCGACCTGTCGATGCTGACCGGCGAGTCCGTGCCGGCCGAACGCGTCGCCGGCCCCGGGCTGGCCGGGGCTCCGTTGCTCCAGGAGCCGAATCTCGTCTTCAGCGGCACCACGTGCACCGAGGGCCAGGCCCGGGCGATCGTGTTCGCCACCGGCGACCACACCGAGCTCGGCCGGATCGCCTCGCTGAGCCAGCGCACCCGCCGTGACCCCAGCCCCCTGGAGAAGCAGGTCAAGAAGGTCGCCTGGCTCATCGCGGCCGTGGCGACCGCCATGGGCGCGGTGTTCCTGGTGGCCGGCGTCGCCGTGGGCCTGCCGCTGACCGACTCCCTGATCTTCGCGATCGGCCTGCTCGTCGCCAACGTCCCGGAAGGCCTCTTGCCGACCATCACCCTCGCGCTCGCCGTCGGCGTACGCGTCCTCGCCCGCCAAGGGGCAGTGATCAAACGCCTGAGCGCGGTGGAAACCCTCGGCTCCACCAACGTCATCTGCACCGACAAGACCGGAACCCTCACCCAGAACCGCATGCGGCTCCAGGCCGTGTGGACGCCGGCGCACGGGGCCGCCGACGGCCCCTGGGCGGGAGACCTGACGCGAACCGGCGCACTGTGCACCACGGTCACCCGGGACGACGAAGGCGAACTGCACGGAGACCCCACGGAGATCGCCCTGATCGAAGGTGCGGCCGCCCACGCCGCGCCGGTCGACCTCGACGGCCGGGACGCCGGGCGCCGTGCCCACTTCCGTTTCGAACCGCGACTGCGCCTGATGTCCGTCGTCCAGACCGGCGAGAACCGTGCACTGCGCGTCATCGTCAAGGGCGCGCCGGAAGCGGTCCTGCCCGTCCTGACGGACGGCACGGCGCAGGCCGCCGCGGCCGCGGCGGAGAGCCTCGCGCACGGAGGAATGCGCGTGCTCGCGGTCGCCGTACGTGAGCTGCCGGCCGGAAGCGAACCGCCGGCCCGGCGCCAGGACGCGGAGAGCGGGCTGCGCCTCCTCGGTCTCGTCGGCCTCTACGATCCACCGCGCCCCGAAGTCGCCGCCGCCGTCCGGCGCTGCCACGAGGCCGGACTGCGCGTGCACATCGTCACCGGCGACAACGGGGCCACCGCGGCGGCCGTGGCCCGCGAAGTCGGCATCGGTGAACCACACCTGCACGTCGTGGCGCAGTCCGAGACCATCGGCGACCACGAACTCGACGACGTCCTCGCACAGCGGGACGCCGAACTCCGCGACATCGGCCTCTTCAGCAACCCCCTGCTCCTCGCGGGCATCGCCTTCGAACTCGCCTTCACCGCAGCCCTCGTCTACGCGCCACCACTCCAGGACCTGGTCGGTACGGCCGTGCTGCCCCTCGACGTCGTCGCCCTCGTCGCGACCTTCCCGATCCTCGTCTGGGGCACCGACGAACTGCGCCGCTGGGCTCGACGTACGCACCGAAACCCACACCCCTGA
- a CDS encoding CBS domain-containing protein gives MKHLGTVDDVMTRAVISVDRGAPFKDIVETMREWRISALPVVSEEGRVVGVVSEADLLLRAQGKDESHAVTAGRLMTVPAVTVTKDAPIPGAARLMARGHLKRLPVVDGDGRLVGVVSRGDLLKVYLRPDADIAEELRELIMAELIPISSATVQVHVADGVVHLDGSVPDPALKDVLVRVARTVPGVVDVTTVRLDTEVPA, from the coding sequence ATGAAGCACCTGGGCACCGTCGACGACGTGATGACCCGCGCCGTGATCTCCGTCGACCGCGGAGCACCGTTCAAGGACATCGTGGAGACCATGCGGGAGTGGCGGATCAGTGCCCTGCCCGTCGTGTCGGAGGAAGGGCGGGTCGTCGGCGTGGTGTCGGAAGCGGATCTGCTGCTCAGGGCCCAGGGCAAGGACGAGTCCCACGCGGTCACCGCCGGCCGGCTGATGACCGTACCGGCGGTCACCGTGACCAAGGACGCCCCCATCCCGGGCGCCGCCCGCCTGATGGCCCGCGGGCACCTCAAGCGGCTCCCCGTCGTCGACGGCGACGGCCGCCTCGTCGGCGTGGTCAGCCGAGGCGACCTCCTCAAGGTCTACCTCCGCCCCGACGCGGACATCGCCGAGGAACTCCGCGAACTGATCATGGCCGAGCTCATCCCCATCAGCTCGGCCACGGTGCAGGTCCACGTGGCCGACGGCGTCGTCCACCTGGACGGCTCCGTCCCCGACCCGGCCCTGAAGGACGTGCTGGTGCGTGTCGCACGCACCGTACCGGGGGTCGTGGACGTCACGACGGTGCGCCTCGACACCGAAGTACCCGCGTGA
- a CDS encoding CBS domain-containing protein has translation MSHRTVADVMTREVATASPEASLKTVVWSLDYNGVSALPVVDGRHHPIGIVSEADLLRRQAGLPDTEGRDPMHTATPRDRASMDARTAGDLMSAPALTARPEWGIVETARFLHEQGVKRLPVVDETGTLVGIVSRSDLLRPMLRRDNAIRDEIVDDVLGRTLRMTPGGVAVTVREGVVSLSGEVEERSTIPVVERLCQSVDGVVSVDQTLGYAVDDLSPAADPNRAAR, from the coding sequence ATGTCTCATCGCACTGTCGCAGACGTCATGACCAGGGAGGTGGCCACCGCCAGCCCCGAAGCGTCGCTCAAGACCGTCGTCTGGAGCCTCGACTACAACGGTGTCTCGGCCCTGCCCGTCGTGGACGGCCGTCACCACCCGATCGGCATCGTCTCCGAAGCCGACCTGCTCCGCAGGCAAGCCGGCCTGCCCGATACCGAAGGGCGCGACCCCATGCACACCGCGACGCCCAGGGACCGCGCCTCCATGGACGCCCGCACGGCCGGCGATCTGATGTCCGCCCCCGCACTGACCGCCCGGCCGGAGTGGGGCATCGTCGAGACGGCCCGCTTCCTGCACGAGCAGGGTGTCAAGCGTCTGCCGGTGGTCGACGAAACCGGAACCCTGGTGGGCATCGTCAGCCGCTCCGACCTGCTACGGCCCATGCTTCGTCGCGACAACGCCATCCGTGACGAGATCGTCGACGACGTACTGGGCCGGACGCTCAGGATGACCCCGGGCGGCGTCGCGGTGACCGTGCGGGAAGGAGTTGTCTCCCTGAGTGGCGAGGTCGAGGAGCGGTCCACCATTCCCGTCGTCGAACGACTGTGCCAGTCGGTCGACGGTGTCGTCAGCGTGGACCAGACCCTCGGCTACGCCGTCGACGACCTGTCTCCGGCCGCCGATCCGAACCGGGCCGCCCGTTGA
- a CDS encoding ABC transporter ATP-binding protein — protein MGTGAAIELSRLTKRYGDVVGIDGLTLDVRAGEVFGFLGPNGAGKTTTLRCLAGLLRPTAGRARVLGLDPITDHRRVAPEVGYLPGELRLYPELTGEQTLDLLSALQGVPSRRRGELCERLGLTPAVLRRTVGEYSRGMKQKIGLVQALQHHPRLVLLDEPTEGLDPLVQETFFELMGEAAADGRTVLLSSHVLPEVQRACGRVAIVRAGRLVTVESVATLREARARRIRLTFGDGTGPRPLGRADQWSPQWAGDRVELLVPPSEVVGALRGLLELAVADVTVEEAGLDEAFLDLYRDSDAGQAP, from the coding sequence ATGGGCACCGGGGCCGCCATCGAGCTGAGTCGGCTGACCAAGCGGTACGGGGACGTGGTCGGTATCGACGGGCTGACGCTCGACGTGCGGGCCGGGGAGGTGTTCGGTTTCCTCGGGCCGAACGGGGCCGGCAAGACGACCACGCTGAGGTGTTTGGCGGGGCTGCTGCGGCCGACGGCGGGCCGGGCGCGGGTACTGGGACTGGACCCCATCACTGATCACCGGAGGGTCGCTCCCGAGGTCGGGTACCTGCCGGGGGAGCTGAGGCTGTATCCGGAGCTCACGGGCGAGCAGACCCTGGACCTGCTCTCCGCCCTGCAGGGTGTGCCCTCGCGGCGCCGCGGAGAGCTGTGCGAGCGGCTGGGGCTCACCCCGGCGGTCCTGCGGCGGACGGTGGGCGAGTACTCGCGGGGCATGAAGCAGAAGATCGGCCTGGTGCAGGCATTGCAGCACCATCCGCGCCTCGTGCTGCTGGACGAGCCGACGGAAGGGCTGGATCCCCTGGTGCAGGAAACGTTCTTCGAGCTGATGGGGGAGGCCGCGGCGGACGGGCGGACCGTGTTGCTGTCCAGCCACGTACTGCCCGAGGTGCAGCGGGCCTGCGGGCGCGTCGCGATCGTACGGGCCGGGCGGCTGGTGACCGTGGAGAGCGTGGCGACGCTGCGTGAGGCGCGGGCCCGAAGGATCCGGCTCACCTTCGGTGACGGTACGGGCCCCCGGCCCTTGGGCCGTGCCGATCAATGGTCGCCGCAGTGGGCAGGGGACCGGGTGGAGCTGCTCGTACCTCCCAGCGAGGTGGTCGGCGCGCTGAGGGGGCTGCTGGAGCTGGCGGTGGCCGACGTCACCGTGGAGGAGGCCGGGCTGGACGAGGCGTTCCTGGATCTGTACCGGGACAGCGACGCGGGCCAGGCGCCGTGA